The region CGGCTCGAATTTCGGCGGCACCTTCCTCCCCGCCAGCCGATAGACGATCTCCAGGATGTCGAGGAGGGAGACCCGCTCCCCGCAGGCGATGTTCACCACCTTCCCGCACGCGTCCGCCGGCGCGTCGCACGCGGCGAGGTTGGCGTGGATCACGTTGTCGATGTAGGTGAAGTCGCGCGTCTGCAGCCCGTCGCCGTACACGGTGGGAGGGACGCCGCGCAGCACCGACGTGATGAACCTCGGGATTACGGCGGCGTACGTCGAAGTCGGGTCCTGCCTTGGCCCGAACACGTTGAAGTAACGCAGCGAGACGGTCTCGAGCCCGTAGACCCCGTGGAAGATCCGCATGTAATGTTCGCCCACCAGCTTCTGCGCCGCGTAGGGGGATTTCGGGTTGGGGGTCATCCCCTCCCGCTTGGGAAGCTCCGGGGTGTCGCCGTAACCAGAAGGTTCAACGTGCCCGTGACGTTGATCCCGTTGGAGAGGACCGGGTCGGCCACGGAGCGCGGGACGGAGGGAAGCGCCCCCTGGTGAAGGACGTACTCGATACCGGCGACCGCCCTCCGGACGTCATCCGGATTCCTCAGGTCCCCCTCGACCAGCTCGAACGCATCGCCGTGCGCCTCCCCCAGCCCCGCGAGGTTCTCTCGCTTCCCGGTCAGGAAATTGTCGAGGATCCGCACCCGCCGCCCGGACGCGAGGAGCGCCCTTGTCAGGTTCGATCCGATGAAGCCCGCCCCGCCGGTCACCAGGTAGCGCACGGTTCTCCCTTGCCCTCCGCGGGTCAGAGCTTGATGACCTTCCTGCCGTTGTGCCCCTTCATGGCGTTGCGGGTGTCGACGATCGCCTTCGCCTCGCGGGCCACCAGCCGGTAGTCGAACGCGGAGTGGTCGGTGACGATCACCACGCAGTCGGCCTTCCGCAGCGCGGCCGCGGTGAACGGCGTGGCCGTGAGGGCCATCCCCGCCTCCCGCACCTCCGGCACGTGCGGGTCGCAATACGAGAGGACCGCCCCCTTCTTCGAAAGGAGCTGAAGGATGTCGAGCGCGGGCGACTCGCGCACGTCGCTGATGTTCTTCTTGTACGCCACGCCCAGCATCAGCACCTTCGATCCGTTGACCGATTTCCTTCTGCGGTTGAGCGCCTCGATCACCTTGTCGACCGCGTGGTGCGGCATCTGCCCGTTCACCACGCCGGCCAGCTCGATGAAGCGCGACTCGAAGCCGAACTGCTTCGCCTTCCAGGAGAGGTAGAACGGGTCGAGCGGGATGC is a window of Deltaproteobacteria bacterium DNA encoding:
- a CDS encoding nucleotide sugar dehydrogenase, whose translation is LYAGVLENVHPVSSAAVAEMVKLLENTFRSVNIGLVNEIALMADRMGIDVWEVIDAAGTKPFGFMPFYPGPGIGGHCIPLDPFYLSWKAKQFGFESRFIELAGVVNGQMPHHAVDKVIEALNRRRKSVNGSKVLMLGVAYKKNISDVRESPALDILQLLSKKGAVLSYCDPHVPEVREAGMALTATPFTAAALRKADCVVIVTDHSAFDYRLVAREAKAIVDTRNAMKGHNGRKVIKL